The proteins below are encoded in one region of Gemmatimonadaceae bacterium:
- a CDS encoding efflux RND transporter periplasmic adaptor subunit → MTKGAKLGVAGVLVAIVAGVLVLAAATRGNKPTEVREEKVQRRDLVASVTASGQVEPKTKADISSDVSGRIVKLAVKEGDIVKKGQFLLQIDPATYEAAVQQQAAAVASSRADLMRAKANLEQSQSALRRSQEIKKQNPTFVSDDTMEQLSTAVDVNEALYNSAQHAVDQAEAGLKNAQASLSKTTIVAPMSGQVTRLNVQQGETAIQGEFNKDAALLLTISDMKALETKVKVDETDVARIQVGDSAQVEIDAFPDTTFVGKVVEIANSSLTDPTATTTASTTGDQAVDYYVKVQLLNPPPDTRPDFSATAKIITDTRKNVLSIPIIALTVRQHQDTTLGDTAQLAMGGRQPAKQVGQQDVEGVFVIGKDNKVVFRPVKVGVAGEEYFEVLSGLNQGDNIVAGSYQAIRDLKEGMQVKETKTDTTKAKKESGA, encoded by the coding sequence ATGACTAAAGGGGCGAAGTTAGGCGTTGCCGGTGTGCTTGTCGCGATCGTTGCCGGCGTGCTCGTGCTCGCGGCGGCGACGCGCGGGAACAAACCGACGGAGGTCCGCGAAGAGAAAGTGCAACGGCGCGACCTCGTGGCGTCCGTCACCGCCAGCGGCCAGGTCGAACCAAAAACCAAGGCTGACATCTCCTCCGACGTGAGCGGTCGCATCGTCAAGCTCGCCGTGAAGGAAGGCGACATCGTCAAGAAAGGTCAGTTCCTGTTGCAGATCGACCCGGCAACCTATGAGGCAGCGGTCCAGCAGCAGGCGGCGGCCGTCGCGAGCTCGCGCGCCGACCTCATGCGCGCCAAGGCAAACCTCGAGCAGTCGCAGAGCGCGCTCCGCCGATCGCAGGAAATCAAGAAACAGAATCCCACCTTCGTGTCCGACGACACGATGGAGCAGTTGAGCACCGCCGTCGATGTGAACGAGGCGCTCTACAACTCCGCGCAACACGCCGTGGATCAGGCCGAGGCCGGACTCAAGAACGCGCAGGCAAGTCTCTCGAAGACGACCATCGTCGCGCCGATGAGCGGCCAGGTGACGCGTCTCAACGTGCAGCAGGGTGAAACGGCGATCCAGGGCGAGTTCAACAAGGACGCGGCGCTGCTCCTAACGATCAGCGACATGAAGGCGCTCGAGACCAAGGTCAAGGTCGACGAAACCGACGTGGCGCGCATCCAGGTGGGCGACTCGGCCCAGGTCGAGATCGACGCGTTCCCGGACACGACGTTCGTCGGGAAGGTGGTCGAGATCGCCAACAGCTCGCTCACCGACCCCACGGCGACGACCACGGCCAGCACTACGGGGGACCAAGCCGTTGATTACTACGTGAAGGTGCAGCTGCTCAATCCGCCGCCCGATACGCGGCCGGATTTCTCGGCGACCGCGAAGATCATCACCGACACGCGCAAGAACGTGTTGAGCATTCCGATCATCGCGCTGACCGTGCGCCAGCACCAGGACACGACGTTAGGCGACACCGCTCAGCTCGCCATGGGCGGCCGCCAGCCGGCGAAGCAGGTGGGCCAGCAGGACGTCGAAGGCGTGTTCGTGATCGGCAAGGACAACAAGGTCGTCTTCCGTCCGGTCAAGGTCGGCGTGGCGGGTGAGGAATACTTCGAGGTGCTCAGCGGCTTGAACCAAGGCGACAACATCGTCGCCGGCAGCTATCAGGCCATCCGCGACCTCAAGGAGGGCATGCAGGTGAAGGAAACCAAGACGGACACGACGAAGGCGAAAAAGGAGAGTGGCGCGTGA
- a CDS encoding TolC family protein: MQLSKLVAAALCAAIPAVFPHIARTQAADSTSAPVLTVEQAVSLAVHHNPIHLSVVNDRSSATALRMNAYGQLLPRLDAQLSGNYTKAGEAPINSVQFATQSDVYQSFYAIGLTYNLSWATLVGPSRQNANVRAADADIRGSEINVQTTVTQDYLTVLQDQAKVTLQDTLIAQAQLQLDLAKAKVAVGSGTQLDVSKAQVTLGQAQVAAIQAKNQVDVDKLRLFQEMGVPEPQNVQLTSQFTVEPPKFGLDSVLALARLQNPTLNALKVRTDVASFDVKSARSSYFPSLQVTTGISGFTDQFANPNVLIGQAMQNAAGCFSEDSLRVRTGLPSLGCGPVTPERIAKIRADNSQFPFNFSKQPLSVTATLSLPIFDNFHREQAVEQAEATRNDADYKAKAQELQLTADVTAAYLTLQAQVQTVALQEQNAAQARQQLDLAEVKYKAGAATYLDIADAQATYSTAENDRINAIYQYHKAFAALEGAVGHPLR; encoded by the coding sequence ATGCAACTCAGCAAGCTCGTCGCGGCGGCGCTTTGCGCGGCCATCCCGGCGGTCTTCCCGCACATCGCGCGCACGCAGGCGGCTGACTCGACGAGTGCTCCGGTTTTGACGGTCGAACAGGCCGTCTCGCTGGCAGTGCACCACAACCCGATCCATCTATCGGTTGTGAACGATCGTTCGAGCGCGACTGCCCTGCGCATGAACGCGTACGGACAGCTCCTCCCCCGCTTGGACGCGCAGCTCAGCGGCAACTACACCAAAGCCGGCGAGGCACCTATCAACTCGGTGCAGTTCGCGACGCAGTCTGACGTGTATCAGTCGTTCTATGCGATCGGCCTGACGTACAACCTCAGTTGGGCGACGCTTGTCGGTCCGAGCCGGCAGAACGCAAACGTTCGCGCCGCCGACGCGGACATTCGGGGCTCAGAAATAAATGTGCAAACGACCGTAACCCAGGATTATCTGACCGTTCTGCAGGACCAAGCGAAAGTGACGCTGCAAGACACGCTCATCGCGCAAGCACAGCTGCAGCTCGATCTCGCGAAAGCGAAAGTGGCCGTTGGATCGGGAACGCAGTTGGATGTGTCGAAGGCGCAGGTCACGCTCGGACAGGCACAGGTAGCTGCCATCCAGGCGAAGAATCAAGTCGATGTCGACAAGCTTCGGCTGTTCCAGGAAATGGGCGTGCCCGAACCGCAAAACGTTCAGCTCACGTCGCAGTTCACCGTCGAGCCGCCAAAGTTCGGCCTCGACTCGGTGCTCGCGCTTGCTCGGCTGCAGAATCCGACGCTCAACGCGCTCAAGGTGCGCACCGACGTGGCATCGTTCGACGTGAAATCGGCGCGAAGCTCGTATTTCCCATCGCTGCAGGTGACAACAGGGATCTCGGGATTTACCGACCAATTTGCGAACCCAAACGTACTCATCGGACAGGCCATGCAGAATGCGGCGGGTTGTTTTTCCGAGGACTCACTCCGCGTTCGCACCGGTCTTCCGAGCCTCGGGTGCGGCCCGGTGACTCCAGAGAGGATCGCGAAGATCCGCGCCGACAACAGCCAGTTCCCGTTCAATTTCTCCAAGCAGCCGTTGTCGGTCACGGCCACACTGTCACTTCCCATCTTCGACAATTTCCATCGCGAGCAGGCCGTGGAGCAGGCTGAGGCCACGAGAAACGACGCTGACTACAAGGCGAAAGCCCAGGAGTTGCAGCTCACTGCTGACGTCACAGCAGCGTATCTGACGTTGCAGGCGCAGGTGCAAACTGTCGCGCTCCAAGAGCAGAACGCGGCGCAAGCCCGGCAGCAACTCGATCTCGCCGAAGTCAAGTACAAGGCGGGCGCGGCCACCTATCTCGACATCGCCGACGCTCAGGCGACGTATTCCACGGCAGAGAACGACCGCATCAACGCGATCTACCAGTACCACAAGGCGTTCGCCGCGCTCGAAGGCGCGGTGGGCCACCCACTGCGTTAA
- a CDS encoding ABC transporter permease, translating into MKILDRLKMLSEGIAIAFDSIRVNKVRAALTILGIAVGVFVVTGMSATVQGINSGVSASLAAAGPTTFFVTRWPAAINSCNGSADSCPWRHNEPLSLDDAHVIQRQPGIQSVIVHVGSSAQVKYRGNNLPSARVDAYTADWTEVNGGDMVAGRNFTQGENTDASAVVVMNVALRKQLFPDLENAQAIGKEIMIGANPFRVIGIWDQTGSLFDDADEPKATVPFEAAYRKLRFGIRWLDLTVKPRDGVPQDVAMDQAIAALRIRRQLKPAQDNTFFVSTPEKVMELYNDIVGKFFSFMIGLSAIGLMVGGVGVIAIMMISVTERTREIGVRKALGATRGTILWQFLVEAATLTMIGAVAGLVVGGALTYVIRANTSIKASIPPLAIVLALAAAALTGILFGLFPAYRAARLDPVEALRYE; encoded by the coding sequence GTGAAGATCCTCGACCGGCTCAAGATGCTGTCCGAAGGCATCGCCATCGCGTTCGACTCCATTCGCGTCAACAAGGTGCGCGCCGCTCTGACCATCCTCGGCATCGCCGTCGGCGTGTTCGTGGTCACCGGCATGTCGGCCACCGTGCAGGGCATCAATTCCGGCGTGTCGGCCAGTCTCGCGGCCGCAGGCCCAACGACGTTCTTCGTGACACGTTGGCCGGCTGCGATCAACTCGTGCAACGGCTCGGCCGATAGCTGCCCGTGGCGTCACAACGAGCCGCTGAGCCTCGACGACGCGCACGTGATCCAGCGTCAGCCCGGCATCCAGAGCGTGATCGTGCACGTCGGCTCGTCGGCGCAGGTGAAGTACCGCGGCAACAACCTGCCCTCGGCACGGGTGGATGCCTACACGGCCGACTGGACGGAAGTGAACGGCGGCGACATGGTCGCGGGCCGCAATTTCACACAGGGCGAGAACACAGACGCATCGGCAGTGGTCGTGATGAACGTCGCCCTGCGCAAGCAGCTCTTCCCCGACCTGGAGAATGCGCAGGCGATCGGCAAGGAGATCATGATCGGCGCCAATCCGTTCCGGGTGATCGGCATCTGGGACCAGACGGGAAGCCTCTTCGATGACGCCGACGAGCCCAAGGCCACGGTGCCCTTCGAAGCCGCGTATCGGAAGCTGCGCTTCGGCATCCGCTGGCTGGATCTCACGGTCAAGCCGCGTGATGGCGTTCCGCAGGACGTTGCCATGGACCAGGCGATCGCGGCGCTGCGCATTCGCCGCCAGCTCAAGCCGGCCCAGGACAACACGTTCTTCGTGAGCACGCCGGAAAAGGTGATGGAGCTGTACAACGACATCGTCGGCAAGTTCTTCTCGTTCATGATCGGCCTGTCGGCCATCGGTCTCATGGTCGGCGGCGTCGGCGTGATCGCGATCATGATGATCAGCGTCACCGAACGCACGCGCGAAATCGGCGTCCGGAAGGCGTTAGGCGCGACGCGCGGCACGATCCTCTGGCAGTTCCTGGTCGAGGCGGCCACGCTCACCATGATCGGCGCCGTCGCCGGGTTGGTGGTCGGCGGCGCGCTCACGTACGTCATCCGCGCGAACACGTCGATCAAGGCGTCGATCCCGCCGCTGGCGATCGTGCTGGCGTTGGCGGCGGCCGCGCTCACCGGGATCTTGTTCGGGCTGTTCCCGGCCTATCGCGCAGCCCGGCTCGATCCGGTCGAAGCACTCCGCTACGAGTAG
- a CDS encoding ATP-binding protein: MTRWPAIRSAAAHVWTLSAGVALVADASWLRNPGIRYLFASVAATGVAILIALGLPRRSRGWAYAAVTAAVVFCALAIRTQRQLGRIDDDWSMYRMAIVRHGTLELSHELDAVMRRIRATAIDALASPASEADAFSALRQDVHHRPGLGVVLYRRGRPAAWAGTNVVSTDTLVAPVGVVQSPFYVTVYAAASRGETRAVASAVIHAESPGDSLVSALADRVASRVGLDGFVVVVDARARAALDAGNAQLNAGTLVFAPAQDTLFAARAVPPEREEARLVALEGARTSGTVTLALALLCFLAAVWREERAFGWRLVPLGVWLIAVALAPLSALSSDSTLFDPTVYYAPLGGPLTGTVGALGIAAGAVLLGLLLLQRRHGRALAVPRRARLVVLIAVAALGPLLLRALADGVAPPPGGVSGAVWLAWEVSLFLVTATLLIAIAGAAGDIHIRGRTFGVPPVVAPLVAAVAALLAPGALESPGVWPGWYLAVWIFAVVCLVLSRPHRRLVLAAGAVAALGATALTWNAGVRGRIALANRDVSSLDVVQSDVTAALRRFGDALADAPEPRTQADLVRAYMQSDLLGSGYPSAMQNWTADDSLQAAVRLDPVMPPDSGVRAAVDEARITCATVLHTVLGMPGMYAVLAVPHPSNAVTAVIVAPRTRLIPEDPFHALLGIEERERGQPPYTVALVDADPALGLTAGHTRWYRSGDELHGDHLVETGSGEMRAHIEIDLRSQAILVQGGTLIVFVDLILLSVLWLASVFPERALWRLLRGRARRWRRSYRARLTVGLFAFFVLPALAFAFWSYQRLQLEDQQARELLVRATLHSYAGGADPQSLATAGGRLDTPLLTYTDGQLREASEPMLDALAPTGRFMPSEVYADLRDGREVYVARPMRVGSSRALFGYLTVQSGPGAPLVIAAPARGSEEVLDQRRRDLGVLVMFATVLGAIAALLLSRVASRSLAKPIGQLRAAALAIAAEETEPPLSSAPPEEFEPVFSAFRRMAADLGASRAALESAQRRTSQVLRNVASGVVAFTAPGAVLLSNPRAEALLGRALPAGATLDQAAPEIAERLRAFHARSVDEEEFELGVGGRQLQARLTRLTGGGGVVLTLDDVTDLARAQRVLAWGEMARQVAHEIKNPLTPIRLGVQHLKRAYADARGDFDRILDQNASRILSEIDRLDEIARAFSRYGTAPAERQPPESVDVAAVTRDVLELERMGAAGGGPVEWRLDGADEPMLAKARTDELREVLLNVLENARLAAATRVLVRLSRDDGRVVIQVADNGQGIPATVLPRIFEPHFSTRTSGSGLGLAISRQLVESWGGEIEIVSDQHRGTTVRVDLLAGGANDTPGPARRA; this comes from the coding sequence GTGACGCGATGGCCGGCGATCCGGAGTGCTGCCGCGCACGTGTGGACGCTCAGTGCGGGCGTCGCACTCGTCGCGGACGCGTCGTGGCTCCGCAATCCCGGCATACGCTACTTGTTCGCCAGCGTCGCCGCCACGGGGGTGGCGATTCTGATCGCGTTGGGGCTGCCGAGGCGGTCGCGCGGTTGGGCGTACGCGGCGGTGACGGCGGCGGTGGTCTTCTGCGCGCTGGCGATCCGCACGCAGCGGCAGTTGGGGCGAATCGACGACGACTGGTCGATGTACCGGATGGCGATCGTGCGCCACGGCACGCTCGAGCTGTCGCACGAGCTGGACGCGGTGATGCGCCGGATTCGCGCGACGGCGATCGACGCGCTCGCGTCGCCGGCGAGCGAGGCGGACGCGTTTAGCGCGCTGCGGCAGGACGTGCATCACCGGCCCGGGTTAGGCGTGGTGCTGTATCGGCGCGGCCGGCCCGCGGCGTGGGCGGGGACCAACGTTGTGTCCACGGACACGCTGGTCGCGCCGGTGGGCGTCGTGCAGTCGCCGTTCTACGTGACGGTGTACGCGGCGGCCTCGCGCGGGGAGACGCGCGCGGTGGCGAGCGCGGTGATCCACGCCGAGTCGCCGGGCGACAGTCTGGTGTCCGCGCTGGCCGATCGTGTGGCGAGCCGGGTGGGCCTCGATGGATTCGTGGTGGTGGTGGACGCCCGCGCCCGCGCCGCGTTGGACGCGGGCAATGCCCAACTGAACGCGGGCACGCTCGTGTTCGCGCCGGCGCAGGACACGCTGTTCGCGGCGCGGGCGGTGCCCCCGGAACGCGAGGAGGCGCGGCTGGTGGCGCTGGAAGGCGCCCGGACGAGCGGCACGGTCACGCTCGCGCTGGCGCTCCTCTGTTTTCTGGCGGCGGTGTGGCGCGAGGAGCGGGCGTTCGGGTGGCGGCTCGTTCCGTTAGGCGTGTGGCTCATCGCCGTGGCGCTGGCGCCGCTCAGCGCGCTGTCCAGCGACTCGACGCTGTTCGATCCCACCGTGTACTACGCGCCCCTCGGCGGCCCGCTCACGGGCACCGTCGGCGCGTTAGGCATCGCCGCGGGGGCGGTGCTCCTCGGCTTGCTGCTGCTGCAGCGCCGGCACGGACGCGCGCTGGCCGTGCCGCGACGGGCCCGCCTCGTCGTGTTGATCGCGGTTGCCGCGCTCGGCCCCCTGCTGCTGCGCGCCCTCGCCGACGGCGTCGCCCCGCCGCCGGGCGGCGTGAGCGGCGCCGTGTGGCTGGCGTGGGAGGTGTCGCTCTTCCTCGTGACGGCAACGCTGCTCATCGCCATCGCCGGCGCCGCGGGTGACATCCACATCCGTGGCCGCACCTTCGGCGTGCCGCCGGTGGTTGCGCCGCTCGTCGCGGCGGTCGCGGCCTTGCTCGCACCGGGTGCGCTCGAGTCGCCAGGCGTCTGGCCGGGATGGTACCTCGCGGTGTGGATCTTCGCCGTCGTGTGTCTGGTGCTCTCGCGGCCGCACCGGCGGCTGGTGCTCGCGGCCGGCGCCGTGGCTGCGTTAGGCGCAACGGCGCTCACCTGGAACGCCGGCGTGCGCGGTCGCATCGCGTTGGCGAACCGCGATGTGTCGTCGCTCGATGTGGTGCAGTCCGACGTCACCGCGGCGCTGCGCCGGTTCGGCGACGCCCTTGCCGATGCGCCGGAGCCGCGCACGCAGGCCGACCTCGTGCGCGCCTACATGCAGTCGGACCTCCTGGGCTCCGGGTATCCCTCGGCCATGCAGAACTGGACGGCCGACGACAGCCTGCAGGCCGCCGTGCGCCTCGACCCGGTGATGCCGCCCGACTCCGGCGTGCGCGCCGCCGTGGACGAAGCGCGCATCACGTGCGCGACCGTGCTCCATACCGTGTTAGGCATGCCCGGCATGTACGCGGTGCTTGCGGTGCCGCATCCGAGCAACGCGGTCACGGCGGTGATCGTCGCGCCGCGCACGCGCCTCATCCCCGAAGATCCGTTTCACGCGCTGCTCGGCATCGAGGAGCGCGAACGCGGCCAGCCGCCGTACACCGTCGCACTCGTCGATGCGGATCCTGCGTTGGGCCTCACGGCAGGACACACGCGATGGTATCGCTCGGGCGACGAGCTCCACGGCGATCATCTCGTCGAGACGGGCTCGGGCGAGATGCGCGCCCACATCGAGATCGATCTCCGCTCGCAGGCGATTCTCGTGCAGGGCGGGACGCTGATCGTGTTCGTCGATCTCATCCTGCTCTCGGTGCTGTGGCTGGCCAGCGTGTTCCCCGAGCGCGCGCTGTGGCGGCTGCTGCGCGGTCGCGCACGGCGGTGGCGACGCAGCTATCGTGCGCGACTAACGGTCGGCCTGTTCGCGTTCTTCGTGCTGCCGGCGCTCGCGTTCGCGTTCTGGAGCTACCAGCGACTGCAGCTCGAGGACCAACAGGCGCGCGAGCTTCTCGTGCGGGCCACGCTCCACTCGTATGCGGGCGGCGCCGACCCGCAGTCGTTGGCCACGGCCGGCGGCCGCCTCGACACGCCGCTCCTGACCTACACCGACGGCCAGCTGCGCGAGGCGAGCGAGCCGATGCTCGACGCGCTCGCACCTACCGGACGGTTCATGCCGTCCGAGGTATACGCCGATCTGCGCGACGGACGGGAGGTGTACGTGGCCCGCCCGATGCGCGTCGGCAGCTCGCGCGCGCTCTTCGGCTACCTCACCGTGCAGAGCGGGCCCGGTGCTCCGTTAGTCATCGCCGCGCCGGCCCGCGGCAGCGAAGAAGTGCTCGACCAGCGGCGCCGCGACCTCGGCGTCCTGGTCATGTTCGCCACGGTGCTGGGCGCGATCGCGGCGCTGCTGTTGAGCCGCGTCGCCTCGCGCTCGCTGGCCAAGCCGATCGGGCAGTTGCGCGCCGCGGCCCTCGCGATTGCGGCGGAGGAAACCGAGCCGCCGCTCTCCAGCGCGCCGCCGGAAGAGTTCGAGCCGGTGTTCAGCGCGTTCCGCCGCATGGCCGCGGACCTGGGGGCGAGCCGCGCCGCGCTGGAGTCGGCCCAACGGCGCACGTCGCAGGTGCTGCGCAACGTGGCGAGCGGCGTGGTCGCGTTCACCGCGCCGGGCGCCGTGCTGCTCTCGAACCCCCGCGCCGAGGCGCTGCTCGGGCGAGCGTTGCCCGCAGGGGCAACGCTCGACCAAGCAGCGCCCGAGATCGCGGAGCGGCTGCGCGCGTTTCACGCGCGCAGCGTGGACGAGGAGGAGTTCGAGTTGGGCGTGGGCGGGCGGCAGCTCCAGGCGCGGCTCACCCGCCTCACGGGCGGCGGCGGCGTCGTGCTCACCCTCGACGACGTCACCGACCTCGCCCGCGCCCAACGCGTGCTCGCCTGGGGCGAAATGGCGCGGCAGGTGGCGCACGAAATCAAGAATCCCTTGACGCCCATCCGGTTAGGCGTCCAGCACCTCAAGCGCGCTTACGCCGACGCGCGCGGCGACTTCGATCGCATCCTCGATCAGAACGCCAGCCGCATCCTGTCCGAGATCGATCGCCTCGACGAAATCGCGCGGGCGTTCAGCCGCTACGGCACCGCGCCGGCCGAGCGACAGCCGCCCGAGTCCGTGGACGTGGCGGCCGTCACCCGCGACGTGCTCGAGCTCGAGCGCATGGGCGCCGCCGGCGGCGGCCCCGTGGAGTGGCGCCTCGACGGCGCCGATGAGCCGATGCTCGCCAAGGCCCGCACCGATGAACTGCGCGAAGTGCTGCTCAACGTGCTCGAGAACGCGCGCCTCGCCGCGGCGACCCGCGTCCTCGTGCGCCTCAGTCGCGATGATGGACGCGTCGTGATCCAAGTCGCGGACAACGGACAAGGGATCCCCGCGACAGTGTTGCCGCGTATTTTCGAACCCCACTTTTCGACCCGCACGTCCGGCAGCGGCCTGGGTCTCGCCATCAGCCGGCAGTTGGTGGAGAGCTGGGGCGGAGAGATCGAAATCGTAAGCGACCAACATCGCGGCACGACCGTCCGCGTCGATCTGCTGGCAGGCGGGGCAAACGACACTCCCGGCCCGGCGAGGCGTGCCTAG
- a CDS encoding ABC transporter permease codes for MPLYEAVRLALAQIRVQKLKSFFTLLGVTIGVMFLIAVVSIVQGMSNYVTNAVAGKFLGVNTATLRSFPNFQTGNVTEAMWRMWMRRPPITIADAYAVRDALPPGAGWAIDDMRWVNAESKYTNGGPQLLAHAATPQLFAIKNLKVTEGRIYNEEEEQLGLPVAVIGIEAQQYYFPNIDPIGRDIKIGGLPFRVIGVLDKQGTVFGQPLDRVVYAPFHSAMQRFTGARVNLAGVLVQAPSPAAMDEIQETVTEVMRQRHKLHPSQENDFVVETSASALSAWDKIRGYLVGAGIFLPAIGLVVGGIVIMNIMLVAVAERTREIGIRKSLGARRRDVMAQFLAEATTLSIAGAAIGIGLGFGLSQILSSAFNLPSGVAPWSIVVALALGGGVGIGAGIYPASRASRLDPIVALRAE; via the coding sequence GTGCCGCTGTACGAGGCGGTGCGTCTCGCGCTGGCGCAGATCCGTGTGCAGAAGCTGAAGAGCTTCTTCACGCTGTTAGGCGTGACCATCGGCGTGATGTTCCTCATCGCCGTCGTGTCGATCGTCCAGGGCATGTCGAACTACGTGACCAACGCGGTGGCCGGCAAGTTCCTGGGCGTGAACACGGCCACGCTGCGCAGCTTCCCCAATTTCCAGACCGGCAACGTCACCGAGGCGATGTGGCGCATGTGGATGCGCCGCCCGCCGATCACGATCGCCGACGCCTACGCCGTGCGCGACGCGCTCCCGCCGGGCGCCGGTTGGGCAATCGATGACATGCGCTGGGTCAACGCCGAGAGCAAATACACGAACGGCGGGCCGCAATTGCTGGCCCACGCAGCCACGCCGCAGCTGTTCGCGATCAAGAACCTCAAGGTCACCGAAGGCCGCATCTACAACGAGGAGGAGGAGCAGTTAGGCCTCCCCGTCGCGGTGATCGGCATCGAGGCGCAGCAGTATTACTTCCCGAACATCGACCCGATCGGGCGCGACATCAAAATCGGCGGGCTGCCGTTCCGCGTGATCGGCGTGCTCGACAAGCAGGGCACGGTGTTCGGGCAGCCGCTGGACCGCGTGGTGTATGCGCCGTTTCACTCGGCCATGCAGCGCTTCACCGGAGCGCGCGTCAACCTGGCCGGCGTGCTCGTGCAGGCGCCGTCGCCGGCGGCCATGGACGAGATCCAGGAGACGGTCACCGAAGTCATGCGCCAGCGGCACAAGCTGCATCCGTCGCAGGAGAACGACTTCGTCGTGGAGACATCGGCGTCGGCGCTGAGCGCGTGGGACAAGATCCGGGGCTACCTGGTGGGCGCGGGCATCTTCCTGCCGGCGATCGGCCTCGTGGTGGGCGGCATCGTGATCATGAACATCATGCTCGTCGCGGTGGCCGAGCGGACGCGAGAGATCGGGATTCGCAAGTCGTTAGGCGCGCGGCGGCGCGACGTGATGGCGCAGTTCCTGGCCGAGGCCACGACGCTCAGCATCGCCGGCGCGGCGATCGGCATCGGGCTGGGATTCGGGCTCTCCCAGATTCTGTCGTCCGCGTTCAACCTGCCGTCCGGCGTCGCGCCCTGGTCCATCGTCGTGGCGCTTGCGTTAGGCGGCGGCGTGGGCATCGGCGCCGGCATCTATCCGGCCAGCCGCGCCTCGCGGCTCGACCCGATCGTCGCGCTGCGGGCGGAGTGA
- a CDS encoding ABC transporter ATP-binding protein: MSADVREIPLSTTGERQAVVGNAGAVPGQDWVIVTRGITRDYDMGGEIVRALRGVDLAVRRNEYVAIMGPSGSGKSTLMNLVGCLDTPTSGEYWLNGSLVSDMKDDALARVRNREIGFVFQTFNLLPRATALHNVELPLVYAGVGSAERKKRAVEALERVQLKDRMDHRPNELSGGQRQRVAIARALVNRPAILLADEPTGNLDSATSEEIMRVFEELAGAGQTVIMVTHEPDIASHARRVVVLRDGRISSDERREHFVKRLEK, translated from the coding sequence GTGAGCGCTGACGTACGCGAGATCCCGCTCAGCACCACCGGTGAGCGGCAGGCCGTGGTCGGGAACGCGGGGGCGGTCCCGGGTCAGGACTGGGTGATCGTGACGCGCGGGATCACGCGCGACTACGACATGGGCGGCGAAATCGTGCGCGCGCTGCGCGGGGTCGATCTGGCCGTTCGGCGCAACGAGTACGTGGCCATCATGGGTCCATCGGGCTCCGGCAAGTCGACGCTGATGAATCTGGTGGGCTGCCTCGACACGCCGACCTCCGGCGAATACTGGCTCAACGGCTCGCTCGTATCGGACATGAAGGACGATGCGCTGGCGCGGGTGCGCAACCGCGAGATCGGTTTCGTGTTCCAGACGTTCAACCTGCTGCCGCGGGCGACCGCGCTGCACAACGTGGAGCTGCCGCTCGTGTACGCCGGCGTCGGGTCGGCGGAGCGGAAGAAGCGAGCCGTGGAAGCGCTGGAGCGGGTGCAGCTCAAGGACCGCATGGACCACCGGCCTAACGAACTGTCCGGCGGCCAGCGGCAGCGCGTGGCCATCGCGCGCGCGTTGGTGAATCGCCCCGCGATCCTCCTCGCCGACGAGCCGACCGGCAACCTCGACTCGGCGACGTCGGAAGAAATCATGCGCGTGTTCGAGGAGCTCGCCGGCGCGGGGCAGACGGTGATCATGGTCACGCACGAACCCGACATCGCGTCGCACGCGCGGCGCGTCGTGGTGCTGCGCGACGGCCGCATCTCGTCCGACGAGCGCCGCGAGCACTTCGTCAAGCGGCTGGAGAAGTAG
- a CDS encoding creatininase family protein → MPLPPPAASAAPRRLKEMGPAQVAAIIAADPRLIVPVGTCEQHGPHLPLGCATIIAQRLADDLSAATGVIVAPTLEYGVNGNTDVVFPGNATLRKKTLHRMLNDLLDSWETTGFREFILLTAHDYDAHQEALDTVITRAARVRVVDIYAVNMSDILEGQTEHLHGGEADTSLLLYLAPELVHMEWARDFIPSDAKRYRRGKVRVPKDSAGSVGRPTLATAEKGKALYERLRERIGDRIFLVPAPDA, encoded by the coding sequence ATGCCGCTTCCGCCTCCCGCCGCGAGCGCTGCGCCGCGACGACTCAAAGAAATGGGCCCGGCTCAAGTGGCTGCCATCATCGCCGCCGATCCGCGTTTGATCGTTCCCGTCGGCACGTGCGAGCAGCACGGCCCGCACCTTCCGTTGGGCTGCGCCACCATCATCGCCCAACGATTGGCCGATGATCTCTCCGCCGCCACCGGGGTCATTGTCGCACCAACCCTCGAGTATGGAGTGAACGGCAACACCGATGTCGTGTTCCCGGGCAATGCAACGCTGCGGAAGAAAACGCTGCACCGCATGCTCAACGATCTCTTGGACTCCTGGGAGACGACAGGGTTCCGGGAATTTATCCTGCTCACCGCGCACGACTACGACGCGCATCAAGAAGCGCTCGACACCGTCATCACACGCGCGGCGCGCGTCCGCGTCGTCGACATTTACGCCGTCAATATGAGCGACATCCTCGAAGGACAGACCGAGCACCTCCACGGTGGCGAGGCCGACACGTCGCTCCTCCTCTACCTCGCGCCCGAGTTGGTCCACATGGAGTGGGCACGCGACTTCATTCCCTCCGATGCGAAGCGTTACCGCCGCGGCAAAGTGCGCGTCCCGAAAGACAGTGCGGGATCGGTCGGACGGCCTACCCTCGCCACCGCCGAGAAGGGCAAAGCCCTCTACGAGCGGCTCCGCGAGCGGATCGGGGATCGCATCTTCCTCGTTCCCGCCCCCGACGCCTGA